The Lycium ferocissimum isolate CSIRO_LF1 chromosome 1, AGI_CSIRO_Lferr_CH_V1, whole genome shotgun sequence genome includes a region encoding these proteins:
- the LOC132060550 gene encoding uncharacterized protein LOC132060550 — protein sequence MEICISDESCVEGDYLQIGYTNQAVGSHDFASSSCGKGDLLFENNKGMVIDDKKQKVVAVDQVYKDKDTLKYVMVNYAITNRFNYRTERSNAISYTLVCVSVECDWKFRASSVGKSGMFRVREFQDKHTCPLKEKVYSQCQATSRLISGIVKPKISNHKRKYTPKDIAEDVKNEFGMDVSYMVAWRAKERAMNDLMGGRLILIKDYWISIHFG from the exons ATGGAGATATGTATATCGGATGAGAGTTGTGTTGAAGGTGATTATTTGCAAATCGGATACACGAATCAAGCAGTTGGTTCCCATGATTTTGCATCATCAAGTTGTGGAAAAGGTGATTTGTTATTCGAAAACAACAAGGGTATGGTTATTGATGACAAGAAACAAAAAGTAGTTGCCGTCGATCAAGTATACAAGGATAAAGATACATTAAAATATGTGATGGTGAACTATGCAATTACGAATAGGTTCAACTATCGGACAGAAAGGAGCAATGCAATAAG cTACACTCTTGTGTGCGTATCAGTAGAGTGTGATTGGAAATTCAGGGCGTCAAGTGTCGGTAAGTCAGGAATGTTTAGAGTTAGGGAGTTTCAAGACAAACATACATGTCCATTGAAGGAAAAGGTTTATTCCCAATGCCAAGCTACAAGTCGGTTGATAAGTGGGATTGTCAAaccaaaaatatcaaatcatAAGAGGAAATATACGCCTAAAGACATTGCGGAGGACGTCAAAAATGAATTCGGAATGGATGTGTCGTACATGGTTGCTTGGCGGGCCAAAGAAAGGGCGATGAACGATTTAATGGGTGGGCGGCTGATTCTTATAAAAGACTACTGGATATCTATACATTTTGGATAA